Sequence from the Spirochaetae bacterium HGW-Spirochaetae-1 genome:
AAAATATAAAATCCTATATATGTAGTTATAAATGCCGAAATACCAACACATAAACCTGTTATTCCGTACATTCTACCAATAATTTGAGGAACAATAATATTTTTATGATGAAATACTCCAGTAATTATTGCATCCCAACTTGAAACTACTAAGAAAGGAAAAAAATAAAAATAGAATATGCTTTTTTCAAATAAAGTGTTCATTTGGGCCTTTCTCAATTTTTTTCAACATCATATTAAGCACATTTTCGCATTTCATCTCTCTTGGGACTCACATTCCCCATTGTTGAATGTCGCCTGAACCTGTTATAAAAGATTTTGATGTATTCAAAAATATCACGTTTCACATCTTCCCAGTACAGTACTCCCTGGTAAATATTAATTCGGTTTTTAAGGTGCTGAAAACAAATTCAGCACAGGCATTATCCCAGCAATCTCCTTTAGGACTCATACTTGAAAGAAACTTGTAACGATCAAGCAAGAGTCAAAACTCATCGCTCGCATATTTAGAACCCTTGTCGGAATGAAAGATCAATCCTGCCCACTGACTATGTGAGCGCTACAGGCCATATGTTTCAGACTACTGTCAGGTCAATACCATCACTGTTCACATTACTGTTCATTTTTTTCCAGAAAATTAACTGCTTCTATTCTATTCTCATTTTTTGCAATATCTAACGCTGATTTCCCATCAAAATTTTTTTGTTTTATATCCGCACCTGCATTGTATAACAACCTCATTATATTAACATTATCCTTTCTAGCAGCAAGCATGAATGCCGTTCCATTTTCCGTAACTTGATTCACATTAACATTACCAGCGATTAATTCTTTTATTGCATTAATATTCTGGCATACTACTGCTATCATTAATGGAGTAAAGCCTGTTTCATCGATAATATTTAAGTCAGCTTTAGAAGCTAATAATAATTTTAAAGCGTTATGTTGATCATGCTCGATTGCAGTATATATTGGAGTTTTACCCAATAATCCTTTAATATTTATATCATAATTTTTATTTAATAAATATTCAATTATATTAATATTTCCACTCCTTACTGCCGTATGTAGAGGAGTTTCTTCAAGATTATTTCTTAAATATTTATTAGCACTATTTTTAATTAGCAATTTAACAAATTCAATTTTTCCTTTTTCACATGCAAAATGTAAGGGAGTATCATTACTATCATTTAAAGAATTAATATCAGCGCCTTTATTTATCAATATCTTTGCAATATCAATCCTGTCAAACGCGATAGATAAATGCAATAATGAATAATTAAAATAATTCTTCGCATTAATACTCAAACCACTATTTAATTCTCTTTTAAAATCACTCTCACTAAAATTTTTTACTATACCATCAATAGTTTTTTCTTTATTGCAAGAAAGAACTAAGATTACTAAAATTATTATTATTTTTTTCAATTTTTTATCCTTCTTTTCATGTACAGAAAAAATTAATCCGGCCACACAATAAGTGATCTGTATTAGTTGATTATTTTCTCTTAAAAGTACATAGATGCGCAGGTTGTTTCGTGTCCCACCGAATCCTTAAAAATAATCAGATTCATCTTCACACTTAAGCCAGATCGTCACAAGCGAAAGAAATACAACCAACACCCCGGCCTGTCAAGCAGTATAGCACTCCTCCGTTGTTCCTCCTATGCTGGTTTGAAATATCCACCACCGATGATCCCGGCCAAAACCGTCACTGCATAAAGAAAGCGTGACAGGATGTCACGCGCGTGGCGAGCCGGTCACGATGACCGTTGCGAGCCGTCGGAATATGTTTTGGCCGAATCATGGTATGAATAAGTTCATTTCAATAAAGATTTCGATATCGAACCAATTTTTTCTACGGAAGATAAGCCCAGCGGCGCATGAGCTGCCAAGCCGCTCCGGCGACTGAGGAGCACGCGGGGGTCGTTAGGGGGTGGTCGTGCCAACTACCCCCTAACACGGCCGGTTCTGGCCTCCCGGAACACTCTACCCGGCCTGAGGACCCAGGCCACAACTCCGCCCTGTACCGGGCGCTTCTTATATCATAGCCAGGCAGACGATAGCTGCCGCAATCCCCTCCGGGCAGTTGTACATAAAAAAAGGGCAACCCTTTTGGGACACCCTCTATATTAATCTAAAAAACGTAAATATGTATTTTCATTATGCCGTGGTGGCAGGTTTGAAACCTGCCGCTACGATAGTAAAATCTATACCTTCATCTTCCCGGGACTCTTCTTAACCTTCTTCAAGTCAAGGGGAGTTCCCTCCCAGGCGGCTTCAAGCACCATCATGGCATCATCGTAGGTGAGCTCCTCGGGGTTGTACACGATACTGCCGTCACCCATGGCCGTTTTGGCAATGGCGGAAAGCATGTCCTTCGGCACTACCTGATTCCCGCTGCGATCCGTGATTTCCTTGAGGCATCGGGCATGCCTCCCGCCCGTGGCGTCATAGAGGGACTGGTTGAGGCCGCGGATGTATTCAATGGCTTTCAGGGGGCGATCCTTCTCGGACGTCGCTGCATAGACCTCGTCGCCGGCCAGGGCCCAGAGGAGATGCCCCGTATATTTTCCCGATTTGTGCAGGTTATACTCCAGGCCGTACGGCAGCAGAATGGACATACACATACCGTGGGGAACATGGCATACGGCGCCCACGGAATGGCCCAGGGTATGGACCATGCCCACCATTGAATTGGAGAAGGCCATTCCGGCCAGGTTCGCCCCGTTGGCCAGGGCCAGGCGGCCGTTCAGGTCGTTGGGTTTTTTGACGACACCAAGAATATTCCTGCTTATATCGCGTATGGCGATAAGAGCCGTGGTGTCGCTGATGGGGTTTTTCCCGAGACAGGTATAGGCCTCGCAGGCGTGCGTCAGGGCGTCCATGCCCGTAGGCGCCGTCAGGAAGGGCGGCAGGGTTTTCGTCATGCGCGAATCCAGGATTGCCACATCGGGCAGCAGGTAATACGAAACAAAGAGCATTTTAAGGTTCTTCACATGGTCTGCGATAACTGCCACGACCGTTACCTCGGAACCTGTCCCCGATGTGGTAGGCACGGCGATGAGGGGTTTGAGCTTCTTATTGATGGCGCCGGCTCCGCTGTATTTCATAAGGTTATCGTCATCATAGGAGACAAGGATATTAACACCCTTTGCAGTGTCAATGGCCGATCCGCCGCCCACGACAATAATGGAATCACACTTGTTTTTGTGGTATATACCGGCCAGTTTATTGACCACGGTAAGGTCCGAATCGGGGGGAACTTCATCATTTACGGCCCCGATGGTTACTTTGGAACCCTTTACCTTCACGGCCTTCTCAACAAGCTTTATAAGCCCCGCCTGTGAAACGCCCTTGTCGGTAATTATCATGGGTCTTGCCGCGCTCAGTCTCGATAGAATCTCCGGTATCTTTTCCAGGGCCTTGTGCCCCGATATGGTTTTAACTCGATTGCAGAATTCATAATATACTGGTAAATCCATGTTTAACTCCTTTCCATTTTTTAATTGGTGCAGCCGGTGTTCATGCCGCCGCTCCTTCTATCCCGTGATCAGGCGGGCATAGATGAGGATACGGCCCACCCATTTACGCAGGGGAGAAAACTCCGACCACGAGGGATAGCGTTTCACCGCCAGCTTGGTGATCACCTTGGGAAGCAGATAGGTCTCGATCCTGTTCAGGACCCTCACAATGGCCAGGGACTGGGGCAGATTGCCGTCGACAAAATACCGGTCCCTGGCAAAGGCCACGGTGGTGGATTCCTGGAAGGTGAGAACCAGGATAGCCGCCTCGATATTCTTGAAGTTCATTTTCAACGGTATCCGCTTGCCCACGGGATTCATTCCCATGAACTTGACCTGTTTCTTTTCATTCTTTCCCACGACCATGTACGGTCCATGGGGGTGAACTCCCAGGTAGAAGGCGAAATCATCGGGGAGCTCATCGAACTCTTTCTTTATATCCCGATCTATCTTTGCCCCCACCTGGATGGCCCTTCCCACGATCCATAAAAGGATGATGAGATATATTCGCTTTATGTATTTTTTCTTTGGTGAAAAATCCTGACAATTGCATGTTTTCATCGTATCACTCCTTGTTTATTCTCTGACGCCGTTTACTACAGGGCCTTGTTCATGATTGCCATGCAATCCTGTGCCTTCACTTTACCACCAGCCGTTATAGCGGCGTCCCCGGCGGCCTTTTCCATCCGATAGGCGGGAATATTCAGCTCCTTAAGACCCCGCGGCATGGCCTTTGCGCAGGCCTTCTGCAGGGCCCGTATCTTTTGAATGGATTTCTCCGCCTTGTCCGCATCGGATACGCGGCACGATTCGTCAAAGCCTATGAGGGCCATGAGCAGGTCCTGGCGGATGTTTTCTTTTTTTGCCAGCTTGTATTCCAGACTGGCGGAAAGGAGAAGTCCCATGAGCATCCCTTCGTTATGGCCCGTTTCAAGGGCCAGGGCCCTGGCCAGGTTGTGAACGATACCGGCCGGCGCATTGGCATAGGCGATGTTTGCAGCCACCGAGGCATTGGCGAGAGCCATGAGTGCTTTATTGTTGCGCGGTTTTTTCACCACTACGGGAAGATGATCGCTGATATAGCGAATTGCCGCCAGGGCATACGCATCGGTCATGGGATTGTTTACCGGTTCCTGGCATGCCTCTATGGCATGAGTCAGTGCCGCCATGGCGGAATTCACGGCATCACCGGGAGCCTGTTTCAGCATCATGCGGTTGTCGATGCATATGATATCGGGAAAAAGAAAATCCGATTTATAAACCCGGTTATCGATCAGCGCCTTGTTACCCGCTTCATAACCGGAAAGCGACGCCGTGACAACGGCCGCAAAGGGCCGCAGGTTTCCCGCAACCCGGTCCTCGCCGGCCAGGCTGGCCAGGGAAGCCTTTTCAGTTACGGCCATATTGATGCCCCTGGCGAGATCCATGATTGAACCGCTTCCCAGGGCTATTATGGAGTCACATTCCTTCCATCGGAAAAGCGCAGCTCCTTTTTCAATGAGCGAGGCGCTGACGGTGGAGGTCGCTCCGTCAAATACAGCGCCGATGGTCAGCGTGGATTCATAAAATGCTTTAATGAGTTTTTGCAAAAGGCCCGAGTCCACCACAGACCTGCTGGTAACAATCATGGGCCGGTGAACGCCCATTCCGGCAAACTCCAGGGGGATATTCTCCATACCCTTTTTGCCGGAAATTATTTTGGCCTGGCTGAAAAATTCAAAAAAATTTGGTGCCTTCATAAAATCTCCTCTTACGTGTTTTTTCGTACAATCCCATTTTTATATTCAGGACTGCTGTATATATATTGTAATCCCGGTGATATAACCAGGTTATTCGTACATGATCCGGAGTATACATACGACAGAAAACGCGCTCTTTGTTTTTCGCAAGAACCCGGTTCCGGTTATTTATTTGAGACTGAAACGGTTCGGGCAATGATGATATTTACTAACCAGCATTATACCTGTTTTAAATAAAAATCAAGCAGATAACATATTTTTTATTCCACATAAGATATACCGCAAGTACATGTTATTAAATAGAGGGAAAGCCCGAAAATTGCAAGAACAAAAATATACTTTTCATATATCGATTCGGGTTTTTATGAATTTATCCAGGGGATGAAGATAGAGATACGGAAGGAATGAAATGCATATAAAAAAGGGCGTCCCGCCCATCAGGTATGCGGAACGCCCCGTTTGTAAAATGCGCATACTCAGTTATTTACATAAACGGCGTCGATGGAGTCCTGGTATTTTTTCAGGACCTCGCGGCGCTTTAATTTCAATGTCTGCGTGAGCATGCCGTTTTCCACGGAAAAGCCCTCGCTGAGGATGATAAATCTTTTGGGGATTTCATAGTTGCCGAATTTCCCATCGAGCTGCTTCCTTATAGCCGTCTCTATGAGATCGATGATCCGCTTGTCCTGCACCATGGCCGCATGATCAAGGGGGATGTCCTTATCACGGACGTATTTATCCATGACGACAAAATCGGGATAGATGAGACAGACCGTGAAGAGCTTATTGAGACCATAGATCATGGCCTGCTCCACATAGGGGATGAGCTTTATCTCCTCCTCTATGGCGGCGGGAAAAACAAACTTGCCGTTTTCCAGTTTAAACTGCTCCTTGATCCGGCCCGTGATGAAGAGATACCCATCCTGGTCCACGAAGGCCCGGTCGCCGGTACGCAGTCCACCGTCGGCGGTCATGGTCTCGGTCGTGGCCTCGGGCTTGTTGTGATAGCCCTTCATGACATTGGGACCGTATACGATGAGCTCGCCGTCCTTGCTGTTTTCGCCGGTCTCTGATCTGTCAATGACCAGGGTTACCTTGTCAATGGCCCGGCCGCAGCTGCCGATTTTAAATCCGTCAGGGGCGTTGACGGACCCGGCCGGTGTTATCTCCGTCATACCCCAGCATTCATACACGGGGATGCCGATATCAAAAAAGAATTCGGCGATATGGGGGCTCAAAGCCGCGCTGGAGCTTATGGCATGTTTCATGCAGCCGCCGAATTTCAGGCGGATTTTCGAGAATACGATCTTGTCGGCGATGGCGAATTTGATATTCGTTCCCAGGCTGGATTTTCCCCGTGCAGCCAGGGCCCGGCGTTTCTTGCCGGCCTTGACTCCCATATCGAAAAGGAACTTGGCCAGGCCGCCGTCCTCGTTCATCTTGGCATTGAGACCGTCGTAAACCCGGTTGAATATTCGGGGCACAGCCACGAGCATGGTAGGCTTCACCAGGGCCAGGTCATCCACGATGGTCGTGGGGCTTTCGGCAAAACCCGTAGATCCGCCGAAGCGCATGACCGTATGAAGTTCCGCTGTCTGCCCGTAGGAATGGGCCCAGGGAAGGAAGGAGAGCGTAATATCCTCCTTATCAAGAACATGAAATATCTTGATGATGGCATGAACGTTGCTGCTGAAGTTGCCATGGGTGAGAAGCACGCCTTTAGGGTCTCCCGTGGTACCCGACGTGTAGATGAGTCCGGCAACATCTTCGGGAGCGGGATAAACGGTCTTCACGGGATTCTGTTTCCCTTTATCCTCCAGGTCCCTCATGGACCCGGGGCCTTCGCCGTCGATAAGGATGATATGCTCAAGAGTAGCGATCTCCTTTGTCCAGTTCTTCACCTTTTCATAAATCCCCTGGTCGGAAACAAGAAGGACTTTCACGGTGCTGTCGGTAATGATATACTGCCATATTTTCTCCAGTTCAGCCTTGTACATGGGAACGAATCGGGCTGCCAGGCCGTAGGTTGCATAACAGGAAACCGCCCAGGCCACACTGTTATTATCGATGATGCCCACGGCATCGCCTTTTTTCACTCCCAGTCCTGCCAGACCGGCCCTGAGATTGTCAACCCTTGCAGCTGTTTCTCCGTAGGTTACCCAATCATACCCGGTCTTTTCTTTGTTTTTTGTTCCGAGCCAGTTTCGGTCGGCGAATTTCGCCACGCTTTCTTCGAACATTTCCACGAGATTATCGGGCTTGTCCAGTACATAGTTACCCATTGATTTACCCCTTCTATTTTTAGTTATTATTTCTGCCAACAAGAAATGAGCGGATGCTCAGTTGTGTCAATATTGAACAACGGGAATAAACATAGCAAGATATTTTTAACTTTGCTATACATTTTTTACTGATGTTCACCTTCCCTGCACCTGCCGATAACAGGGGTCAGAGCCTCCCTGTAAGAAATTATCTCCCGATAGAGTCAGAGCCCCATTTCCCTTGCAGAAAATCCTTTTTATGAGGCTCTGACCCCCTTTCACGCGGACCAAATTAACCTCACGGCAGACCTTTTTCCAATTGACAAGTAACCCGTGGAATTGCCACTGTACAAATTCCGGCATGTTTTCCCCTTTATTTTCCCGGAGGAAAGACTGCCGGCCGCTGGAAAAAAAACGGCGCAAAACCACGGTCTGCACCAGGCCATTTTTGAAGCAGGAGAAACAAATGAGCATGAAAAAAATTGCCGTACTCCCGGGAGACGGAATCGGCCCCGAAGTCATGAAGGAAGCGCTGAAAGTGCTTGATACGATCGCTAAAAAGGAGGATATCTCCTTCTCATATACCCAGGCCCATGTGGGAGGGGCCGCCATTGACAATCACGGCGAGGCACTGCCCCAGTCCACCATCGATACCTGCAGGGCGGCCAAGGCCATCCTCTTCGGTTCCGTGGGCGGCCCGAAATGGGAAAGCCTGCCGCCGGAGAAACAGCCTGAACGGGGCGCCCTGCTCCCCCTGAGAAAAATGTTCAACCTCTATGCGAATCTACGGCCCGCCATAGTCTTCAAAGAGCTCAGGGACGCCTCACCCCTGAAATCATCCATTATCGGTGACGGCTTCGATATCATGATAATCCGGGAACTGACGGGCGGCATTTATTTCGGCCAGCCCAAGGGACGGGAAGGCGACAAGGGCTTCGACACCCTGGTTTACACGAAGCCAGAGATCGAGCGCATCGCCCGCGTGGCCTTTGAAACGGCGCGCAAGCGGAACAAAAAGGTCACTTCGATAGACAAGGCCAATGTATTGGCCACCATGGTCCTGTGGCGCGAGGTAGTCATTGAAATAGCAAAAGAATATCCCGATGTGGCTTTGAACCATATGTACGTCGACAACGCCGCCATGCAACTTGTGCGCAATCCCCGGCAGTTCGATGTGATGCTCTGCGACAATATGTTCGGCGACATTCTCTCCGACGAGGCTTCCATGATCACGGGCTCCCTGGGAATGCTGCCCTCGGCTTCCCTTTCCGAAGGGACCTTCGGCCTTTATGAGCCGTCGGGCGGATCGGCCCCGGACATTGCCGGCAAGGGTATAGCTAATCCCATCGCCCAGATTCTTTCTGCTGCCATGATGCTGAAATACAGTTTCGGCCTTGACAGTGCCTACGACAGGATATACGGCGCCATCGAGAACGTACTGGCCGAAGGATACCGCACCATTGACATCATGAGTGAAGGGAAAAAACAGGTAGGCACGGCAGAGATGGGTGTCCTCATCGTTTCGAAGCTGTAAACCGGAATGGAAAGGGCCCGGAGGTTTGTCCGGCGCCCTCCCTGCATCAGCTCCCCACCTTCTGCGTCAGTTCCACGGATATCTGGGCGAGTTCCACGGACTTATCCGTCAATTCCATTGTTACCGATGTATTTGACTGGAGGAGCTGATTGATATTGGATATCCTTCCAGCTATATCCTTTACGGCGCTATCCTGCTTCGAAGTATCCTCGCGTATAACGACAGAACGATTCTTCAGGTCATCTATCATCTGCACGATTTCATTCTTGATCTTTTCCTGGTTATCGATATGGCTGAATATTTCCCGCGACCGGTCCTCGAGATTATTGATGGTCTTGAATATCTGGCTGATGAGTTCCACGATAACCTGGATGCTCTGACGTCCTTCTTCGGCGCCCCGGGTATTGTTGTTTATATGTTCCTTTATTTCCTTGAGATTGTTCACCGATTGTTCCGAGAGCTTGTTCACCTCATCGGCCACAACGGCGAAACCACGGCCGTGCTCGCCGGCCCGGGCTGCCTCTATGGAGGCGTTAAGCGCCAGGAGCTGTATCTTGTCAAAGAGATCCTCTATCATGACCATTATCGACGAGAGACGGTTCGAGCTCTCGATGAGAGACTGGGAGTTCCTGTTTATATGATTCACCGCCTCCTCGCCCTGGCGCGCCAGGTCCACCATGCTGCCGAAGGCACCGGCCACATCCCCGGACCTCTGCTTCAATGAATCCGTCTCATTGGAAAGCGATGCCATTCTTTCGATGACGCTCATGAGGGCACTGTACTGTCCCTCGATATTGCCGCTTATGTTGGCCACTCCCGCGGCCACATCGGCCGTAGAGCCGTCGATCTCCGCAGCAAAGCGCGCCTGTTCCTCCATGTTACCGGAAAAGTTTTTAGTCCTTTCCGATATCCACTCGGCGAACGATGATATTTTCTGGGCTATTTCACTGATTATGGTATGAAGACCCCGCAGTTCCTTGAACTGGGAATCGTTGCGCTCCTTTTCCTCGTTTACCATTTTAATTGAATTCTGCAGCACCGTTATACTGAAAAGGCTGATGAAATAAGCAAGGAAGAGCGCGACAAGACTGTCAACCAGGCCGGCTTTCAAAATGGTTTTAACGAGGGGATCAGCAACATCTTTGTGCATGAGAAAATAGACGACATTGCCGATGCACTGTATACCCATTACCACCGTTGATACAAAAAGCGTCGTGAAGACTGAAGCGAAGATGAGGGTTACAAACATGAAGTAGATCATGGTGCTGTAAGCCAGATGAGGTTCCTTGGTAAACAGCATGAGGGTGACGACAAAAACGCAGGCGAAGACATAGACATAGGCCGCCATCTCGGATTTTCCTATTCTCAGCAGGACCAGTGTAAACAGAGATGCCAGCGACACGAGAAAGGCTGACTTAAAAAAATCAATGCCCCGTTCCACGCTGATCATAAATGATGCGACAGCCCCCGCATTGAGAGCAATTATAAGCAAAAGGGCGAAGAACATGACCAGCCCGGCCTTTTTTCGTACCAGGTAATCACTCTCATCATATTTCTTTAAAAAATATCGTGAAAAGGGATTTGCCATGACATAACCTCAACATTTTGCATTTCGTTATGATGACCATCCTCAACATATATATATTTATGTCAACTTCTATCACGAAATTTTACTGATGCAACGGGTCCATCCGGAGTACATGCACAAATAAGTATTTGACATTTTACATTGCTATGCCTGTCATCGGGTAAATCCGAAAAGAAAAGAAAGATAATTATTTCAAAATTTAATTCGGGATGGAGTTACCACCGTGTCATACGTTCAGTGGACAGCGCTGATAATATTCGTCATCACCTACACGGGGATAATCTTCACCCGCCTTCCCGGCGTCAACATGGACCGTCCATCGGCGGCCTTTTTCGGCGCCGTGCTCATGATCCTGACGGGAATCCTTTCCTTTGAAGAGGCCGTGGCAGCCATTGACTTCAACACCATTGCCCTCCTTTTAGGCATGATGATTATCATCGTCACACTGGAACTTGACGGCTTCTTCGCCCTCATAGCACAGAAAACCACGGCCATGTCGGAGAACCAGTTTCGGCTCCTCGTCATCATTGTCTTTGCCACGGGAATATCCAGCGCCTTCCTGGTGAATGATGCCGTGGTTCTCCTCTTTACGCCCGTCATAATAAGGATATGCCGCTCATCGGGCCTGAGCCCTATACCCTACCTCATCGCCGAAATCCTGGCATCCAACACAGGAAGCGCCATGACCATTACGGGGAATCCCCAGAACATGCTCATCGGCATAAACTCCGGCATTCCTTACGCAACGTTCCTTTTTCTACTGCTTCCCGTTTCACTTATCGGCATGGTCATCATTGTTTTTGTCATCAAGCTCCTCTACCCGGAAAATTTCAGCCACCGCGACAGGATCGTATTCCGGGAGGAGCCCCGGCAATATAACTATGCATCGATGAAATTCTCTGTTCCCGTTTTCATCCTGGTGACATTCCTCTTTTTCATCAATCACCGTATCGGACTGTCCATCCCCATCATAGCTCTCTGCGGCGCTTCCCTGATCCTGCTCCTGGGGAAATTACGGCCATCAGAAATCATCAAAGAAGTTGACTGGGTCCTCCTTCTTTTTTTCGCATCCCTTTTCATTGTTGTCCGCGGTATTGAA
This genomic interval carries:
- a CDS encoding alcohol dehydrogenase, producing the protein MDLPVYYEFCNRVKTISGHKALEKIPEILSRLSAARPMIITDKGVSQAGLIKLVEKAVKVKGSKVTIGAVNDEVPPDSDLTVVNKLAGIYHKNKCDSIIVVGGGSAIDTAKGVNILVSYDDDNLMKYSGAGAINKKLKPLIAVPTTSGTGSEVTVVAVIADHVKNLKMLFVSYYLLPDVAILDSRMTKTLPPFLTAPTGMDALTHACEAYTCLGKNPISDTTALIAIRDISRNILGVVKKPNDLNGRLALANGANLAGMAFSNSMVGMVHTLGHSVGAVCHVPHGMCMSILLPYGLEYNLHKSGKYTGHLLWALAGDEVYAATSEKDRPLKAIEYIRGLNQSLYDATGGRHARCLKEITDRSGNQVVPKDMLSAIAKTAMGDGSIVYNPEELTYDDAMMVLEAAWEGTPLDLKKVKKSPGKMKV
- a CDS encoding long-chain fatty acid--CoA ligase, with product MGNYVLDKPDNLVEMFEESVAKFADRNWLGTKNKEKTGYDWVTYGETAARVDNLRAGLAGLGVKKGDAVGIIDNNSVAWAVSCYATYGLAARFVPMYKAELEKIWQYIITDSTVKVLLVSDQGIYEKVKNWTKEIATLEHIILIDGEGPGSMRDLEDKGKQNPVKTVYPAPEDVAGLIYTSGTTGDPKGVLLTHGNFSSNVHAIIKIFHVLDKEDITLSFLPWAHSYGQTAELHTVMRFGGSTGFAESPTTIVDDLALVKPTMLVAVPRIFNRVYDGLNAKMNEDGGLAKFLFDMGVKAGKKRRALAARGKSSLGTNIKFAIADKIVFSKIRLKFGGCMKHAISSSAALSPHIAEFFFDIGIPVYECWGMTEITPAGSVNAPDGFKIGSCGRAIDKVTLVIDRSETGENSKDGELIVYGPNVMKGYHNKPEATTETMTADGGLRTGDRAFVDQDGYLFITGRIKEQFKLENGKFVFPAAIEEEIKLIPYVEQAMIYGLNKLFTVCLIYPDFVVMDKYVRDKDIPLDHAAMVQDKRIIDLIETAIRKQLDGKFGNYEIPKRFIILSEGFSVENGMLTQTLKLKRREVLKKYQDSIDAVYVNN
- the leuB gene encoding 3-isopropylmalate dehydrogenase, translated to MSMKKIAVLPGDGIGPEVMKEALKVLDTIAKKEDISFSYTQAHVGGAAIDNHGEALPQSTIDTCRAAKAILFGSVGGPKWESLPPEKQPERGALLPLRKMFNLYANLRPAIVFKELRDASPLKSSIIGDGFDIMIIRELTGGIYFGQPKGREGDKGFDTLVYTKPEIERIARVAFETARKRNKKVTSIDKANVLATMVLWREVVIEIAKEYPDVALNHMYVDNAAMQLVRNPRQFDVMLCDNMFGDILSDEASMITGSLGMLPSASLSEGTFGLYEPSGGSAPDIAGKGIANPIAQILSAAMMLKYSFGLDSAYDRIYGAIENVLAEGYRTIDIMSEGKKQVGTAEMGVLIVSKL
- a CDS encoding anion transporter; this encodes MRDGVTTVSYVQWTALIIFVITYTGIIFTRLPGVNMDRPSAAFFGAVLMILTGILSFEEAVAAIDFNTIALLLGMMIIIVTLELDGFFALIAQKTTAMSENQFRLLVIIVFATGISSAFLVNDAVVLLFTPVIIRICRSSGLSPIPYLIAEILASNTGSAMTITGNPQNMLIGINSGIPYATFLFLLLPVSLIGMVIIVFVIKLLYPENFSHRDRIVFREEPRQYNYASMKFSVPVFILVTFLFFINHRIGLSIPIIALCGASLILLLGKLRPSEIIKEVDWVLLLFFASLFIVVRGIEKTGLIAGFIDAKLLTPDLRGIGILHGISLVLSQIVSNVPYTVVMLPFMKSSDSPTLWLALASASTLAGNATIIGAMANLIVIESARSLDVKIGFREFFKAGIIVTILTLVLSVFMLQTWHAAGIIG